The sequence ATTTGTGTATAAGTATGGGCATAGTTCCAATTTTGCTATAGAAAATACATTAATCACAACTTGGTGGGAATTATTATACATTTTTCTATAGCAGAAGTTCCCATACCTAATCACAGCAAACATCTATATAACAAGAAAGATTAATTAGTATATTCAGAAAGATTAATTAATATATTCAGTTTTCTCCAACTGGTCTGGTGACCCCATGGACCTCTCTAAGGACTGAGGGCAAGCACTTCTTGTGCCATtgagatttctcagttttctaggAGTGGGGGCACAGGGGAAGGTGATGATATCAGCCTTCCCTTTTCCAAATGACAGAAGCTCATAAAGCGGCAACACCTGAATAGCTTCCAGATCCCCTGAGGGCAGTTGCCAGAAAACATGCTGATTAGTTACTGGGAACTAATAGTTCAGCCTAAGAAACTCTTAACTGTCTTAAGTAGCACTTAGGAAGAATGTACATACTACAGTGTACTTCTGGTATAAAACAACTTGTGAGATAACATTCTGTATCCACAGACAATAGTGATTTTCAGTTGAATATCAGAAATTGGGTCCTTTGTGACACTGGTATATTTCTATGAATAGATATGCAGGTCTTCCGGGCCCTCTTCCCACCACTATTTGCACAGCCTCTGGCTAAAAGTTGATACAAAgaagcagccatgttagtcttgtgtagcaaaataaaataaaaggccaGAGGCACCTAataaactaacaacatttatttcaatatgaccTTTCATGAGTCACCACTCTCTGCAATAAGGAAGATTTCTGCAGTCTCCAGAGCAAAAGTCTCTTGTGATCATCAGCTGAGATCGATTAGAATTTGGGTCAGGTCCTTTTGAGTTGTGGCCCAACAGAATCATCTACCTCTGAGATCCAATCTTTCATCTACCTCTGAGATCCAatctttaaaaatctttaaagtgctgtacagcccaggtaagcctgatcccatcagatctcagaagctaagcagggtcagccttggttggacgggagacctccaacaaagaccagggttgccaaggcaaacaatggcaaaccacctctgttagtctcttgccatgaaaacctcaccctggatcgccgtaagtcagctatgacttgagggcacactccaGTGTAAATAAGCACACTATTTGGGATGGacagaaggaaatacttctttacatgaTGAGTGATTACAATGTGCAATTTGCTGTCAGATGATGTAGTGATAACCACAgatatagatggctttaaaagggaattagatagTTTAATGGGAAAtaaggctactagccatgatgagtGAAGGAAACTTCCTCTGTCAGAGGCAATGAACCTCTGAATAgctgtgccaggaggcaacttcaggggaaggccacagcctctgtgccctgctgtTGGACCTTCAGAATTtactggttgaccactgtgtaagacaggatgctggactagatgtagaactggtctaatccagcaaggcCCTTCTTATGTTCTCTGTGTAGGTGATAATCATCTCGCTGTATGTGTTTTGAGAATGAAAGAGGATAAACGTATTTGTAGGCATGTGAAGCTTTCCACACATGCTTTGAAGATGTGGTATGTGATGGTGATAGAGGAGAGGAGGGCTGTAGGGGCTGTAAAGTTTTTAATCAAAATGATAATTCCTATATCTACAACAGACACATTCAGcattttcaaggatatgtttaTTACTTAAATGTGAATAATTCTAGCAACGGTTAATATGCTATAATGGATCCAATAATATATCACAAATCAATATTTTAACTATTAAAGTTCAACTTGATATCAAATATGCCAGGAGTCCTACTGAGACTGTTTAGgactgtttctgtccaaataacacAGTTGCTTATTACAAAACCTGTTTTGTAACTGCGATGTTTATTTTTTTCCGTACCTCTCAGGTGGCAAAAATTAATATCTATGTGCCAAGGTAACACAAGGTGTAGTAGTAGTTTGCAGCTGTCTCTCAATTACTGGGTGTATTtacagttttgcttgtagaaaaccaaGACATTTATACTTGTAAATTCTATACAAAATAGTCCAATTTTATATAGTAAGTTATAAATTATGTATTTATGCTAAAGCAGCAAAATAAGTTTCAGTTTGACAGAAAAGCATTACATATCTTTCAGTTTGTTCAACACTTAATTCTGAGAAGATCAGTTTCTTCCTTGCCAGAGGTTCAGCAAGGGCAGGGAATGATGAGGCTACAAACAAatcattaaaggaaaaaacctagCAATCCATCATAAGACTAGACTAGGTTTAAAATCCTCTTTCAAGCATCCTGGGCTATACAAAATGAGATAACTGACTGATATCACAGCTCAACAAAAATGATTGAGCATACAGTCTTCTATACGACACTGGCCTTGCTTGTCAAGACACTCCTGAAACAAACTTGGGCCTTTCTTGGCAACTAGAACACTTCCCTCTAGGAAGGTcttcccacaaaccaaaaaaaaaatacaaacagtTGAATTGCCAAGGAACTATAAGATTACAGATTTCTCTCAGACACTACTGTCCAATTTATATATCATCTTGCATACTGACACATCCACTATTTCGTGCATTTATCTTCCATTTTCCTTCGATCATGGAACTCAAGATGGCTACCATGCGATTCTCAGCATGTCTGAGCAAACCTGTATCTACAGCATGACTGTTGTGCCATCCTATATGTGAAAGCAATCATTCCGCCTGTTAAGCAGTTTTCCAGCGCCATCTATAAAACTGCCATAGTATGTGACTATTTTACTCAAACAGCTTGTCCACATGGTTCTGTTGCCCACCTACCACCATACCACAAAATTTAACACATTTGTTTTTCCTAACAGAATGAAAGGTCCAAAGAAAGATTATATATCAATTAAGTACAGAATCGTTCTAAGATGACTGTGaggccttttcttccaactgagaGAATCCACACATCCCCCTATAATTTTGGGAGAATTACGTTTGTTTCAAAATTAGAACCTTCCCCTCAGTTACTAAATATTCTTATGGTAGTgagtgtaaaggctttgggttcaCTGTTGTGAGATACTTTTTGTATTGTGCTTGATGAGTATAGAGATCACTGAAGCTGAAGAAGCAACAAAAtattaaagatttatttatgtacaggtggtttttaaagaacagaacagcAGCTCAGGTCTCCAGACAGTCACAGTAGAAATTGGGTACTCAAACTTAAAACCACAATTGGAAGCCATATGTGGCTTAATTCCCTTTAATGCTTTGAAGTACAAACAGACTTTAACTCACTAGCCATCAAGTTAAGACTTTTCAGAGGCATAGGATTCTGTGAACACCACCCTGCCatttcccaagagtcagactaaaggaaagatgcagtagctaaaaaggctgtatcaacagaagtatagtgttcaGCTCATGCAAACTGAGGGtatcgctttactctgctctggttaaacCTCATTTGGAGTGCTGTGTtaagttttgggcaccacagtttacaATGGTTGTTGAAAAGCTGGAATGTATCCAAAAGAGAGCGACAAAGATGGTaaggagtctggagaccaagtcctataaggaaaggttgaaggatctgggtatgtttagcctgaagaggaggCAACTGAAAAGTGATATGAAAGCcttcttcaagtatctgaagggcTATCACAGATGAtggagcggagttgttttctgttgccccagaagatctgaccagaaacaacaggttaaaattaaatcaaagtgtttttggctaaacattaggaagaattttctGACAGAGCATTTTGTCAGTGCAACCAGctttcttgggaggtggtgggctgtccctctttaaaggtttttaaggagaggctaaatggccacctgacagccatGACAATTCTAAATaggaatttaggcagattgggagaggaagggcatAAAGGAATGAGCTGGTAGTAGGCTCTCGTGgttctttcttatatgcccagagtaatgctgattgccactttggaatCAGGAAGGAACTTTCCTTCAGGCCAGATTGGCAGgaggtcctggaggttttttgtcttCCCCTGGGCATAGAGCAGCCATCTTTGGAGGAGTgagggggagatagctgtgaattttctgcatcatGCAGAggactggactagatgaccctcaggATACCTTCCAGCTCTCTTTCATTGAGAGCCACTCTTAACTcctactttcctggctttctgcaagctatgcaaaactgaattattcagtagggctttttACATGCGTAGgtaggctgtactgtaagaaaatggttcatgAAGATCCTTTGGTAAAGGAAAAGAGACTGTAAACTATAATACTGTATACAGTTACTATATGCATGCTTCTACTAGGTACTTCCCCCATTGTTCAGTGTATCATGTTAAATTGTTAAGCTCTGTTTCAatattgttttagctctgtaacagatttttgcttgtttttcaatTCCAAACCCTGTCACATTCTTTATTGGAAGTCCCAGCcatgcgtaatccaccttgagtttcagtgagaaaggtgggctataagtgtaaacaaacaaacaaagccctAAATATTCACCTAGGCATTAAATTAAGGGATCGACCTTTTGAAACCATTTTATAATGCACTTTTAGTCTGAAAGCTTATTTTAAGCTAATCAGTTATCTGTATTTTTAACCTCTGGCTTGATTTTTAAATTCTAGATTTTAATTAGTCataatattttatgttttattaaattttattcttAAGCCACCTCAGGCAGGTTGTCTGAAGAGATGACaaacatttataaataaataaataaatatccaaattGTCTGGTGATGCTATAGagatctctatggcattgtttatggaaatgtccttaaaactgactgtactaatctcacactgtgtaatctgccttcagtctcagtgagaaaggtggactataaatgacttaagtaaatagataaacaaacaaaaacctgcaGGACCACTTCTCCTTCTATGTTCCATGTTGACAGCTTCACTTATTTATATAAAGCTTTCTGAAAGTTGCTACCCAGCAAACAGGTAACAGCGGCAACTACATGTTCACATTTTGGACAATGGAATTCCacactgtggaatggcctgcctgaggtcagcaGGTCATGTCACAGAACATGCAAACTAGAAATGTTCagaagagcatttttaaaaaggaattagaaGTGTTGTATAACGGAACAGCTCAGAAGGCTTCTTTTGTAAAGGAACAGTGTTACAGTCTATCATAACACTCATTGTATTATCACCTTATTTTTACTGTATTGTCTTCTAGCTTTGTAAcgcactttctgcattatggtatgtcatgccttgGACAtggttttgtttgcttgcttgcttggttTTCAAGTTCTGTAATTTGGTCCTACtgtactgtttattggatgttttatGTTGCctgactgatttttttaaaatacattttgaaaTGTGCCTTGAGCCTCCCTAAAGGATAGCAATTCCAAGACTAAAGTACACTATAATGTGCAAAATTGATACATCATTTCTTCAGAGAAAACAACTCAATTTTAACATTAGTGACAAGATAAACTGTCCTACCACCTTAGTCTCAAGGGACAAGCAGCCACCCTATTGTTTCCCAATAATaaaaactatggttgttgtgggttttccgggctgtattgccgtggtcttggcattgtagttcctgacgtttcgccagcagctgtggctggcatcttcagaggtgtagcaccaaaagacagagatctctcagtgtctggacACTGAGAcactggacactgagagatctctgtcttttggtgctacacctctgaagatgccagccacagctgctggcgaaacgtcaggaactacaatgccaagaccacggcaatacagcccggaaaacccacaacaaccatcgttctccggccgtgaaagccttcgacaatacaataaaaactatGCTGTATCATACTTCTTACAGAACATGAATTCCAATAcccagcatctcccattaaaaagaaacaagatcaggtagcaggcaatgtgaaagacctctgcttaagACCcttgagagccactgccaatcaagagtagacaatactgaccttgacggaccaatagtctgattcaataTATGGCAGCTTTATATATGTGTGTTAAAACCTATCTAAAAGTGCAGAGGTTTCAGGACAGGTTTCAGCCCTCCAAAACTTCTAAGTTTGGCCATTACGTGTGCAGGATTTTCTGTTTTGCAAGCACTAACCTGAAGTTCACAGCTTCTGAGGTACACATTAGTTAACTATCTTAGTTTTAACACCATACAAAGATTATATTGCAATTAAAAATCCATTCACAAAGATCCAGAACTATGAATTAATCATGGAAGGGAGATTCATCGCAATGGAAGGTCTAGAAAACTTTTCCCTGGCAACTGCctcagaggtgatatgataaccatcttcaagtacttgatgggctgtcatatagaggatggtgcagagttgttttccattgccccagaaggtcggaccagaaccaacggactgaaattaaatcaaaaaagtttttggctaaacattaggaagaacttcctgacagttaagagtgttctctcagtggaacaggcttccttgagaggtggtgggttctccttctttgtaAGTGTTTAAGCAGAGGTTAAATGGTCATCTGATAGCAATACTGAtactgtgaacctaggcagatcatgagagggagaacaagaagggttacatcaatgcttagttctcatggccccttcttacatgcccatggtaatgctgattgccactttagggtcaggaagcaattttctccaggcctggaagtgttttgccaccttctgggcatggagcaggggtcactgggggtgtaggagggagaggtagttgtgaatttcctgtatggTGCAGGAAGTAGGACTAGATgacctctatgattctatgcttagCCTCATCTACCAACATTTAACTATCACCTAAGACACAGAGGTTATGGAGAATTAAGTATTTCTTTTCCTGTCAGATCCTGGGTCCCGAAAACCATATTATCAATTAGCTACATGATTTCTTTAGGCTTGATTTATATTCTGCACGTATCCAACAAGGAGCAGAACTGCCACAGAAAAGTCTACATTAATTACAATTTGCAAACCAAACAATACTGGGAAATTTACAAGCACTAAGTCAACCAATTCTGTCACATGCATGCACAACATACTTATTTCCTGCAATTCTATTATCCCCCTGTTCCCTCCATCCTACATTGTAGACCTTATCATTCAACCATAACTCACTTACAAAACCTACTCCACAAGCTGAATGCAGCCCATAAGGGATTTCATAAACTTCTtcatttgttgtttgtttataactGCAAAAATAGGGAAGGTCACCAAGCATTTAGCAGACCAGAATACACGAAGACTAGTGGGTTGTTTTCACTTTAGTGGGTCAAAAACTGTGCAAGCTTGTCATATGGTAAGCAGTAGTTATCAGGCTTACTCTAACACGATGCAGGGTTTGCAAGACTGAAAGATCAGGAATAAGTTCTACTGCACACATGGATTTCTCATGTATATGAGGACCATGGGCTGTTTTCTGCAAGCAGACTAGGACCAATGGGACTCCCAACTCACTTGTCATGTTATCCGTCTCATTAGTCACCTTTTATTCAGAGTGACTGAAAGCCTATTTTACTCAAATAATATGGAAACTCATGTCATTTATGCAAGTTTGTAGCTCAAGACATCCTTAACTATGCATTTTCAGAGAATGCCAAACATTATGCAGTAAAGCCTATCACAATTAATCGTACTGTCATTAGCTATAGAACTGTAGAACCACAAAGCAAAAACCAACAATAAGAAACACAGTACAGATACCACAAGGCCCAAAATATATCTAGCATGCTCAAGAATGAACCAATTTTGTTTTAGGTTAATCCCCAGCCATTATCTGTGGTTATCATCAACTTCTCCCTTTTCCCTGTGGCATATACCAAGAACCCTTTTTTTGGCAAGAGGAGAATTAGTGACTGGCTTCCCTTCTGCAGAAGACCCAAGTAGTGCCTAACTGTTTCTGCAGAGGTCCAATGGGAAAGAAGAATTCTATCCTTCCCTCCCCTGAGCTCTCCAAGGAAAAAGCTATAGTTTATCACATCACAGGCAATGTCAGTGGACTATCTGCAGAATCTGGATCCAGTTTAGGGCAAACTAGAACATAATTAGAGACTTCTCACAAAATTGAATACCAGACACCTCTAAAGAGTCTGTGAATAAGCATACTGTTAAGATTTAATTTCAGAATAAATGAACGGCCACAGCAGAGGACATTTATGAACTTGGATTCATATGATTTAATAATACTCATGGTTTTGGGCCTCTTCATAAATTGTAGTAAGAGTCTTAACACGCATTAAATTCCGCATTCATCCCTCTTCAACTGTATGTAAGAAGGATTTTGTTTTCCAGCTTCCTGACATATATAATATATAGAACCAAAACCAATAGTGATTCCTTCTCATATCTTCCCATACCATACTCATAGCAAGGATGTGGAGGACCACACACAAATACACTCAAGAATTACAGGGTAACAGCAGGTAAATGATAAATCTAATGTACTtcaatctaatttgcaatactgGTAGTAACTGTGAATTCATCATTTACATTATGTGAAGATCCATTAAAATGAAACCTAAATATATTTAAACTCAGTATTTGAATTTTTTCTTTATACCGTTGCCTGTCCTTTCCCTTCCACCTGAATACAGATTGTATGCTCCTGAGCAAGGGATCTgccattgtttattttattccgTGAAACAATATGTACACTGAATTAGAAAAGATCATTATTAGTACCACAATTTAGAAATTTCTGCAAAGTAGTGAGGCTTCTGCCAACAAATAACTACTAGTTTATTAGAATTTAATTGTACTCCAGAACTGCTACAACTGACCAACTGTATGTCTGATGCCTGCATTACTAGTGCTTATTCTCTGAGAAGCATGTATTATACCAACACTGGTGATAACCCTGGATTCATTAGTTCTGCTAGACACATTCCCCTCTTGTCTTAgccacctcctcccctttccacAGGAAGTAAGAAAAATAAGCTCAAAATCCAGAAATCTGGCACTGATCAACTGCCACTTTGCAAAACTGCATGCACTTCACAACTTCACACCTTCAAAAATAGTAAGAAACACTGCAACAGTAGCTTATATATACAAGAATTCTTTTACAAAGAATCTACTTTTTGAGTTATTAGTATTGCAAAAAAGCTTTAGTGTTGACAAAATTTAAAGAGATGTTCTACTGAAGTAGAGTTTCTTACACTGGCATAATTTTTAACAGAGAGTTGTGATCTGGCCAGGCCATCTTTCCCAGACTGTGGAATGCAATCCTATGACTCTGTGAACATCAACATAAATTATGTATGAAGGCTGTCTATAATTATGGGCTGCTTTATTCAGTGGTAAATTTCTACACAAAAGCACATATTTCAACTATTATAAATAAGCTTTAAGATTAAATGAATATACAATATAAACTAGTTTTTAATTACACGTTTTAATGTATGTAGCACTGAAACAAAACCTTCAAATTAAGAATTGTAATCCAAGTATTCTAAAAACATGTAGTTTACAATTCACATTTCACTTTTTCTTACTACCACCACTGCCAATACTTCATCATGTAAAATGTACATTAAACGCTACAcatttatgtttatatttgtatGAAAGCTCAATTTGCCATACAGTATCATAAAGAGTCACATATTTCTGCACTGGTTTCAAACAGAGTCCAGAAGGGATAAAGAAATTCACAGTAGCAAATGGTTGATAGCGTAAATGAACCATGCTATGAACCTTTACAGTCTGTCCAGTCGTGAGAGCACTCCAGCAAGAAACATTACAAGTATTTCAGCTTCTAAAGGAAAGAAATTAATAAAAATGACTAAATCAACTGAGATGCTACTAAAGCAGGACAGACTTCAAGCACAAGACTTTCCTAATATAATGGGGAAAGGTTATAACTTATAAGTAAGGCCTATATCCTGAATAACTTTCTTTTGTAGTTTTACGCCATATGAGAACAGTTCCACCCCACCTACCCCCAGGCCTCAATACTACCCCACATAAACTATCAAGCGAACATTCTTCATACCAGTTCCTCAAAGTAGGATAAACATGCCTTTAATCCCAAAGGCTCAGACAACAGGCTATAATCACGAAAAATGCAAGCTCTTCAAAATGCAAGAAAGAGGTTAATCCCTCTGTTAGTGAGATGCCTAGAAACTCGCTTAAATGCGACCCTGACGGGGGGAAGGGGGCGGGAACAGTAACAAGAAATAAGGTCTAGAGGGCAGGAGCTTCCGGACCAGAAACGCTCTGGTTTTGGAGTACAAGAATGAGGAGCACTGAGCAAGGGAAGACGCAGGGCGCGTAGGAAGGGCGTCTGCTTACGGGTTTGTTTTCCGGCGGCACCTGTAGCCCGGGGGCAGCGGAGCCGTCGCTCCCCGCAAGCGAGTTACCTTTGAGCTGGGGCAGCGGGGCGAGCTCCACTTGACTGCTCTGCGTGCGGAACTGCGAGGAGCCCTGCGACCTCTTCTGCTTTTGAGCCTTGCGCACCGATCTCCGTGTGAAGCCGTCCACTTTCTCCGCGGCGGAGATGACCGTCGACATGGCGTGGGCGCGGATGAAACTCAAGCAGGGGTCGCCGACTCCTTTCTCTTCGACAATACAGCTCAGCAGACGGCGGGgaaggggggggcaaggaagCACCTAATCCAAGAACCCTCCCGAGCCCAGGAGGAAGactcctgatccagcaaggcggAGCTTCCCGAGAAAGGGGCTCTTGACCCAAAGGGTAGCCGATCAAGGAGGCCTTTTTGACCCAACACCTCGGAGGAGATAAGCTTCTTAAGCCCCCAGAAAGGAGCAGCCTCTAAACTAGGCAAAAATGAGGGAAACCTCAGTATCTTCTAATGGGGGGAAacgaaagaaaaaaacaaaaagcgGAGCGAACGAGAGGGGGGGTCAGACCAGGGCAAGGAGGCCCCCCGAAGAAGCCGTTCTTAATCCAGGATTAAATGGTCTCCCACATTCAAGGTCTCAACCGGAGGAACCACCattaataaacaaaacaaaactttacTCCGCGCCGCCCGCCCGCGAGCAGCAAACTTCGAACGGAGAAAAGAGGCGCCGCTATTCCCCTCAGCCGGGCTCGCTGCGGTTCCCTGGGCCGCCCCGCCAAGAATTCGCTGTCATGAGCCAGAGCTTAACGGGGGAAACGAGGAGGGCGGCCGGCCGGACTGCAGCCTCCTCAGCCACCGTCGGGAGCCCCCCGGGCTTCCTCCGCGCACATCTCAGCCGCTCGCTCGCCTATCCCCTCGCTTCTCTGGGCTGCTTCTGCCGCGGCTAACCACCTTTCCTGGGGCGCCGCTTCCTCGTCCGCGGAGCCCTTCTACGCAGCAAGGGACTGATCTTCTCCCCAAGAACAAGCGCACAACTTGCGAGAAACTGAGGAGCTACAAGGGCGACGGAGTTCCGACTTCAAAAGGGGGCGGAGCGAGCGGCAGAGCCAGGCAAGAGGGGAGGAATGGAAGGCGGTTGGAACAGCCGTTGGAGGAGACCGGTATACGGTTATAACTGACAGGAGCGAAACCGACCAATCAGGAAGCAGGAGCACCTCAAATTACCTCAGGGGCGGGGACCCGGAATAGCTCGGCTTGAGGGGCTCGAGAGAGCGACACCGGAATTGCCCATCGAGGGAGAGGCGTCGTGCCAAGCAGTTGAAAGAAGATTGGGCTGCGAGATGAGTGGGGAACCAATGGGGGCCGGGAAAGGGTGGGACCTGAGCCTCTGGTTTCTGTGCGCGCGAGTCGACAGTTTGTTTTTATGCCTTGCGAGGCCTGTATGAGGGCAGAGACGAAAGGGATGTGTAGCTTTCTGTCGTGCTACCTGCGTGTTTGGCAAAGAAAAtccgtgatttttttttttttgcttcgatcTCAACGGGCAACCGCTGTTCTCTCCGCGCTGGTGGACCGAAAGAGATTTCTAAGGCCCGGTTCTGTGCTCGTTTACGTGTGAGTATGCGCTAATATGTTTAACTGTAGCGCTTGCTATCCGGTAGGTGTGAGTAGAAACCCAGTTACTAATTGGCTGCGGACCCATTCCCTCGGACCTGGCTCCGTGGAGGTCAGTGAGACTGAAGGTGCTCTTTAAAATCTACTGGTTGGGGTAATTTTGTTTGGATTTTCCACTTCTCTGAAGGATTGTAACGCCCTGAACCATCAACCGAGACCAAGTTATGTcttctgcctcccctctcccagcCTTCCTTCTGGTAGAGAGGGAAAAGGCTTTACTTGGCGAATATCTGCCTGTTATAAAGCCATACTAGTGGGAACAGTGACTAATGACTGTGTGAATGTTCCAGTGATTGAAAATGTCTCAGCAACTCCGATTTGAAACTAAAAAAATATTCAGTCTAGATCAGAAGCTCCCACATGGGCACCCATGGGTGCTATAGCGCCCACTAAACCTTTCCTGGATATTTCAAGGCTATTTCATTTCTCCCTGTTGACCCAAAACAGCTTTCATCTTTcttgcctctattttatcttcccaacagccccgtgaggtatgttaggctgagagtgtatgaccaggccagagtcacccagcaagcttccatgatagagtgggaattcaaatctAGAGCTGCTAGATCCtcgtccaaccactacaccactctggctgcCTATAACTCATTGTGAGTGCCATTAGCATGTAAATTGAATACCACTGACAGTGAATCAGTTATTTTTAACAACTTAATTTAAGAAAAATAAACATGTTCTATAGTTAAGTGTAAACTCTCTACAGCCAACTTTACAATATAGGTATCTAGGCCTTTGGCAAGTTAGCCAGTGTCAAGCCAGAAAGTTTCTAGTGTAGCCTTTTTCCTGACATGCCAGTTTTCTCTTTGTGTGTATCAGTCTCAACTGCAGTGTCCAGTACCACTGTTATCTTATCCTTGTGAGGTGACTGGGGTCACAATTCCCATAGCTTGATGTGTTTGGGGTAAATTTGTTTCTCTGGCCAGTGCATGAGTTGTGGGAAATCTAGATT is a genomic window of Eublepharis macularius isolate TG4126 chromosome 1, MPM_Emac_v1.0, whole genome shotgun sequence containing:
- the LOC129331418 gene encoding uncharacterized protein LOC129331418, translated to MPCEACMRAETKGMCSFLSCYLRVWQRKSVIFFFLLRSQRATAVLSALVDRKRFLRPGSVLVYVPVRYVRLRVYDQARVTQQASMIEWEFKSRAARSSSNHYTTLAAYNSLLRSDGYNKQWHTSCFSMKSSGSLQRSRSTPWVRKNDYGIMGEGVPKRKMSSCTSNKRKFHDSHPFYQGTKDGVRVSFHTHTLSAQQPSEVFRLSE